The nucleotide sequence ATAATAAAAATGACGAAGCGTTTTTAAAGATTCTTCCGGAGTATATGGCATAGAAGATAATGCTGCAGTTGGAGTTATAGTACCGTTATCATTAGTAGGACTATGCGCAGAATACCCAGTATTATCATCACTAGCGGTTAAGCCCCAGTTTACCGCACTATAACCTTCAAAGCTTTTTGGGTTTTTTATAACATACTCTCTATTAATAAGAGTATGATTCACGTTCTGATCCCAATAGTTGGCATAAGTATCTTGCAATCCTTCAGGATTTAATCCTAAGAAAGAATAATGAGCAAAGAATAACGGACCTCCCAAATCTGGTCCTAATGGCAGTTGCCATTTTTGATAATAGAATCTTCCATTTACAAAATTAGCACCAGAAGCCCATCCGTTATGATAAACATCTGACTCGATGGCATGAGTTCGTGAAGATGCTGCCAACACGTAAGTGATCAAGCCTTCGTTATAACCCTGAATTTGATGATTTATTTGAAACTGATATTCCGGAGACCAATGCCAGGTTAATGACTTTTTATTATTGGTGTAAAAATCCCATTCTACACCATCCCAGATAGCATTAATATTTTCTCGCAAAGCCTGTTCTTCTGAAACATCCAGATCAAAATACTGCCTGGCAGCTAAAAGCCCTTGAATCATAAAAGAAGTTTCTACGAGATCTCCACCGTTATCTTCCGTAAAGAATGGCCGTACTTTTCCAGTATTTCCATTATACCAATGTGGTAAAGCACCATGAAATCTATCCCCATTTAATATAAAATTGGTGATCTTATTCAATCTTTCTACAGCTTGTTCTCTAGAAATATAATTTCTTTCTACTCCTACAATTATTGCCATTACACCAAAACCACTCCCTCCTGTTGTAACAATATTAGGAGCTTCACCGCCGTAAGAATTAGCATCTGACCGTTCTCTGGCCAACCCACTTACAGGATGTGCAAAATCCCAAAAATACTTAAACGTTTGTTCCTGTAATTTATCCATTAACTCTACATCTGATAATTGTTGAGGTAAACCTGGATCTGGAGGATTTGGAGTTGGATTACTGCCGTTATTATCTTCACTTTTGGAACACGAGATCATTACAGAACTTATTATTCCGATATAGATAAGCGCAATTATGAAACGTGTTTTCTTCATGTAAATAGTTTTTTTCGATATATTAAAATAACACTGGATCTTAGTAGGGTCAATCCAATGTTATTAAATTCAATTTAGTAACCTGGGTTTTGAGTTAACTTACCCTTACTTAGATCTATTTGTGCTTGCGGAATAGGGAACAATTCATTTTTACCATCCACAAAATTCTTCCCATGAGCTCTTAAAACTTGTCCTGCTCTACCTTGACGTACAAGGTCAAAAAATCTATCGTGCTCAAAAGCAAGTTCCCATCTGCGTTCTTTCCAAACATCTTGCTGAGTAACTGTATTAAGACTTTCAAGTCCTGCACGATTTCTAACCAGGTTTAATGGAGTAAGAGCATCGCCACCAACTTTTAAAGCTGCCTCTGCATTCATTAAAAGAACTTCTGCATATCTAAGAATTCTAACATTTTTATTAGACTCCCAATCTCCACCATTAAAGCTTTCCATGGTTTTACTAACATATGCTTTTTGATTATACATAGGATTAGATACCGTTTCTGCCACTAAAAATCCATCCCAAAGAGTTTCTCCTCTAAAAATGATAGTTGCATCTCTTCTAGTATCTCCTTCTTCATAAGAACTTGCGAGATCTTCAGAAGGAGTATTAAATCCCCAGCCCCATCCACCGGCACCTCTAGCACCTTGGACCACAAAATAGCCTTCTACTCCTTTATTTGGAGTTTCACCTCTACCCTGAATTTCAAATATAGACTCTGAATTATTTTCGCCTATTTCTTTCCAAACATCTTCATAATCTGGAGTTAAACTATATCCTAGACCCATCACTTCATTAGTAAGATCATACACTTCTTGCCAATTTTCCTGATACATATTCACTTTAGCCAACAAAGACAATGCTGCTCCTTTTGTTGCTCTTCCAAGATCTGTATTTGGATAAGAGGTAGGTAGATTCTCTACTGCATTTTGTAGATCTGCAGTTATAAATGCGTAAATATCTTCTTTTGATACTCTATTATTTGCCGCATTTATATCATCCTGATTTTGAATATCTGGAACTCCCTGTATTAATGGAACTCCACCAAACATTCTTACCAATCTAAAATAAAACATAGACCTTAAGAACCTAGTTTCACCAATTAGTCTGGCTTTTAAAGTTTCATCTATATCGAGATCTGGTAAATATTGCAACGCCTGATTTGCTCTGGCTATACCTTGATAATTGGCTTCCCAAACTTCATTTATAGAAATGGTATTAGAAGTAAAAGTTAAAGCATCCATAAGGTCTTTATCTGTACCGGTATCTCCCGGATCACTTCCTTTATCTGCATCATCACTTGTTATACTCGTAACACCAATCCACGAAAAAGAACTCTCGTTAAAAGATAGAAATTTATTATATACAGCATTCACCAATTCTGTAGCTGCTGTAGGACTTGAGAGGGCTTGTTCTGTAGTTTCTTTGGAAGGTTGTACGGCAAGAAACTCATCATCGTTACAAGAAGCTAATGATACTAGCATTAGTCCTGTTATAATTGTAATTATAGGTTTTTTCATAACTAGATCGTTTTAAAAATTTAAATTCACCCCTACTATATAGGACTGTACAGATGGATAGGCACTTAACTCAATTCCCGCAGAATCTCCTAATGGATCTCCGTTACCTGGTAGTTCTGGAGTAAATCCTGTATATTTCTTAAATATGAACGGATTTTGCGCAAGACCATAGATCCTGATCTTGGTTGCCCCCGGCAAAATATCTGGTAAGGTGTACCCTAAAGTGATATTATTTATTCTGAAGAAATCTCCATCTTCTAAGAAATAGGTGGAAGACAATGGCACTTCATTAGAAGGTGCCGGGTTCATGTTAGAACCATTATCAAAATTGAAAATATTTTGAGCTAAGCTTGCTTCGATATTCTCTCCACCAAAACGCTGTGCTTTCTTACCGTTATAGACCATGCTTCCAGTATTTCCATATCCTTGAATATTGAAATCCCAATTCTTATAGTCTAAACCTGCGTTTATTCCAAAGTAAAGGTCTGGCTGAATAGATCCAAAGAATTTGCGATCTCCATCATCTATAGCTCCGTCATTATTTACATCTCTATATACAAAATCTCCTCTTTCATCAAATCCATCAACTTCCAGTAGGTAAAAGCTTCCTAATGGCTCCCCTTCTCTTAAACGTTTTGTTACCTGTCCGTTTCCGATACTTCCACCTTGCTGTTCGAAAGCGAACGGATTGGTGATCTCTTCAAGTTTATTATCATTTTTAGTGATATTACCTCCTATATGATAATTGAAATCTTTACCAATCTTATCTTCCCAATTCAATGAAAATTCTAGTCCCTTATTTCTAATTTTTCCAGCATGAGTTAAAGTTATTCCTGAAGCTCCAAATGCATCTGGCAAGCTTATTGGCAGAATTGCATTTTTATTTAATTTATCGTAGTAATCAAATTCTCCGGAAAGTCTATTGTTCAAAAAGGCGAACTCAATCCCAAAATCATATTCTTCGGTAACTTCCCATCCAACGTTATTATCTATAATTGCGGTTATGGTAGATCCAGGAGTGATAACCTGATCTGGACCAAGTACATATCCAAGATCAGAATTAAAAGTAAGTACATTTAGTGGAATGTTCTGATTTCCTAACTGTCCCCAACTCGCTCTAAATTTTAAATTATTTACAATATTGGAATTACTAAGAAAATCTTCATTAGAAATTACCCAACCTAGACCAACAGATGGAAAATTACCCCACTTATCATCATTATTTGCAAAAACACTAGATCCATCTCGTCTTATAGTTGCAGTAAGCAAGTATTTATTATCAAAATCATAATTTAAACGTGCAAAATAAGAACGCAATCTTCTTTTATCTGATAGCGCACTATTAACCACATCTGTTCCCTGCTCTCCGTTATTAAGTGAAAACAGATTAGAGTCATCCGGAACATTATTTCTAGTTCCTTCTATAAAATCATTCTGTTCTTCTTCCGCAGTAGTACCCAATGTTAATTTCACACCATGTTGTTCTGCAAATCTTTTATCGAATGTTAAAAATGCATCGAATACCCAGTGGTAGAAATCGCTTTTTCTAACTCTTAAAGTATTTCTATTGGTAGAATTAAAGTCTATAATTTCTCTAGTAGGGTCTGCAGCAAGAAACTGCTGTAAATTTGGAGTGAACGTATAAGATTTGCCGTATCCGCTCTCAATTCCAAATCTTGAAGTTGCAGATAAATACTCTGTAACATCATAGGTAGCAGAAACATTACCCTGTAATATTAAATTCTTTTGTCTTTCATCATTAAGCTCCAGAGCTGCAACAGGATTCCCTACATTATTAAAACTTGCACCAGAATCATCAAAAGGCACTCCATATCTACCATCAAAACTTCCACTCACGTATCTTACAGGTACAATTGGAGATTGTTTGTATGCAGATGTAAAAGCAGAGAAAGGTTTTGGAACAGATCTATTAAGAGATAAAGATATATTATGATCTACCTTTAATTTATCTGTTAGCTTATAAGAAGCTTTTGCTCTAAGATTCAATCTTCTATAATCGTTTCCAATTAAGATCCCTTCTTCTTCAAAGTAATTAGCACTAAAGAAAGACGTAACTTTTTCATTCCCTCCACTTATAGAGATATTGTGATTCATTACCGTCCCAGTGCGTGAAATTTCATCAAACCAATCTGTATCATATTGTTGATTAGGGCTGAATCTTTCATAGCCGTAAGCCCTGTTAGAAAAGTCAACATATTCGCTAGCACTAGCCATGTCTACTTTACTCAACACCTCCTTAATTCCATAATAGGAAGAAAGATCTATTTGCATTTTACCTGCTTTACCAGACTTAGTAGTTACAATAATAACCCCGTTTGCCCCTCTGGTTCCGTAAATTGCCAGAGAAGATGCATCTTTAAGGATATCTATAGAAGTTATGTCTTCACTGCTAATATTGTCTATTCTATCTGTAATTATTCCATCTACTACATAAATAGGATCTCTTCCCGCTTGTACGGTACCCGTTCCACGAATTCTTACAATTGGCGAACTTCCCGGTGCACCAGAAGCAATAATTTGTACTCCAGAAGCCTTTCCTTGTAAAGACTGAGTAGGCGTAAGAGCGGGTTGTTTTACCAATTCTTCAGCTTTAATTCTAGTAATAGCACCGGTAACATCTTGTTTTTTAGTGCTACCATACCCCACTAAAACTACTTCTCCTAACGTAGATGCGCTTTCGCCAAGTACTATATCTATAGAATTTTGAGAGCCAACAACTATTTCCTTGCTCTCAAATCCTAAGAAACTAAATAGTAGCGTATCTGTACTATTTGCTCCTATACTATATTTACCATCAAAATCTGTTATGGTTCCTGTAGAAGTTCCTTTAACAATTACATTCACTCCCGGCAATGGCAAACCATCTGATTCTGACATTACAGTTCCTGTGAGGATACGTTCTTGAGCTTGAGCCTGAAAATAAAATAGATGAAGCAACAAGCATATTAGAGTTAGTTTTGTTTTCATGTGGACACCCGAATTTTAAAAATTATTTATAATGATGGACAATATTTCTTGTTCAATTCTTAAAAAATTTAAGAATAGAGATCGATTACTTTCAAAACTACGTTAAGAGTTGTAGTTGTTGCTAATATGAGGATATAACTAAACACATCAAGTTATGAACAATACTCAACACATTGAATATTAACTTGTTAAATAAATTAAATAAAGTAATAATTCTAACAATATTATATTTTGATGTGGTAATGATGTGGTATGAAATACAAAATTATAACGTTTTCGTAAGTGTAATTTTACAATTCCATTAAGAATTTAACTAGGTTTTGCTTTTTGCTAAGATTAAATTTCTTTCTTAACCTATATCGATGTAGTTCTACACTTCTAAATGTAATGCCTATAAGTGGGGCAATTTCTTTAGAACTTAAATTCATTTTCAGATAGGCGCAAAGCTTAAGATCTTTAGGAGTTAGAGTGGTATAATTTTGTTGCAGATTCTTAAAAAAGTCTTCATGAACTTCATTAAAGTTCCTTTCAAAAAGCTTCCATTCATTTTGTGTATGTACCTGCTTATCTTTTATATCGATTAGCTTACTATAGAGTTTATTATTCTCAGTTTTAATATTAGACTTATCTATTTCACGCTCCATCTCAATAAGAATGTCTTCCTTTCTTGCCATAAGCGCTGCATATGTTGCTAACTCTTTACTCTTAGACTTCAATTTACCTCGTAATTTCTCCTGTTCTAATTCAGTAATCTTTTTACTATTTTCAAAATTCTGACGCTGAATAACGAGCTTTTGCTCATATTCCAGATTCTTTTCGTACTCTTTCTTACGCTTTAGAAACTTCAATTTATTGTATAAATGAATGCAATATAAAAGGATGGTCAATATTAGTGCATAAGCTACCCACGCCCATCCTCTTAAATACCATGGTTGTAAAATCTTAAAACCAAAACTAGCATAAGATTGCTCTTCACTATTAGAATCATTTTTAACCTTAAATATAAAATCTCCTGGAGGTAAATTGTTATAAGCTACGGTATGGACTTTTGAATAATTAGACCAGGCTGTATCATAACCTTCCAACTTATAAGCATATCCTGGTAATGAAAGTGGACCCGGATCTTTACTGGAGAACCAAAAGCTTATGGCATTTTTATTATATGGAATTTCATCTTTGTCATAAAGATCTGAAAGCTTCCCATTTATATATACTTTTTCTATAAATGTCCTTGCAGATTCTGTGGTCTGTCCTACAGCCTTATTAGAGATTTTGAGAAAACCATCATCCATGAAAACATATATAAACTCTCCTATAACTATAGCGCTACGGTAATTCTTTACGATCCTGCTAAAATTTAAATCATCATTCAGATTAAAATGCATTCCTGAAGCTACATCAACAATTTTAAAAGCATCTGTGTTTTTGGAGACTACTAAATGATCATTTAAGGTGGCTATTTCTTTAAATGGTTTCAATTTGTCTGCAAGTACGGTATCTATTAATAAGGTATCGTTAACTGCATCATATTTTAGAATTTTGTCTTTTGAAGATAGATACATATTAGCTCCTATAGCAAAAAGCTGAGATCGGGAATCCGTAAACTTTCGTATCAATCTTAACTTTTGAAAGTCTTTAGTTAATTGGTATTGAAAAATTCCTCGGTGGGCCGTCTCCACCCATAATTTACCTTTTTCATCAAAGTACGCTTTATTAACAGGAAAATCTATTTCAGTATATCTCTTATAAAGCCATTTACCATCTACCTTCTCATATCTAGCCAACCCTGTGTAATTGGGTTGTAAATAATAATTAGAGTTAGGGATAGGTATAAAATCCATACCCCCATTCACTTCATTTAAATAATCAAATCTTCCCTTATTAATAATATAAGTACCGTTATTATGACCGCAAATAATTTCATCTCCTACTGCCGTCAGACTCCAGACCTGACCATTAGATGACCTTAAGAATTCTAAATTTCCGTCTTTCAGACTAAATACTCCATGATTAGAACCTAAAAGAAGCCCTTCATTTGTTGCCAGCACAGAGTAGACAGTTCCTAGAACTCCAGATTTGTCATTAAAGGCAAACATCTGTTTGGAAAGATGAATCTTACTTAGACCATTGTCTAAGGCAAGCCACAAATTTTCATCACTATCTACAAATTGTCTTATTACGGTATTATTCTCGAAACCATTCTTTTTATTGAAGACATACTTATAACTACCATTTGTGTCTAATACTAACAACCCATTATTAATGGTCCCCACACAAACCAGATCATTAACAATCTTAAGATTATTAATCTCTAGATTTTCGAATTGCGAATCTAAGGCAGATCGCCATTTGGTGAGTTTATTATCTTTATAAAGAAATAAACCGTTAAGTTGAGTAGCAATAAGTAATCCCTCTTTAAAAGGCGCAATACTCTGAATGGTATAATCCTTTAACGGTGTACTCCAATTTATAAATTGCACGTTGTTATCCTGCAGCTTATATAGCCCATTATTCTTCGTAGTAATGTAGAGTATGTTGTTTATATAGAAACTATAGACAGCTGAGATATTCCCAAAGGGAACTATTTCAATTTTTGCATCCTTTTTATGATATATATAAAGCTTGCCGAAGGATTGAAAAAGAATATCATCTTTGAGAGCTATGATCTTCCATATCTCATCATTATCAAAATTAGCCGCATCTATAGACGTACTTAACGAAGTATAATTCAGTCTATTCTTTTCATCTTTTAACCAATATCCAAATTCATGATAAGATCCGGTATAAATAGTATCATTTATAACCTCTACAGATCTTATTGTATAAGAATTAGGCAGATTGTATTTCTGCCAGAAATCGCCATTAAACGTAAGTAGGTTAGCCCCATTGGCTATAAAGATAGAGCCTTCAGAATTTTGAGAGATATCCCAATTGGTATTTTCTCCTTTGTAATCTTGCTTGCTATAGTTCTTGAAATAAGGACTAATCTCCTGGGCAGAGACCGTAAAATTGAATAAAAAGAGAACAAAGAATATTCTTATCATTACCAAGATTTGCTGTAGATAAGATGCAAGGTAAAGAAAAAAAGGATTTTGATCTTATTAGAATATTTCTAAACGTAAAGGCTGACGTTAGTTAGACGCGGGTGCTAATTTTACTTCTAGACCTTCTAATTCTGGGGTCATATGGATTTGACAGCCCAATCTGCTATTATCCTCTACAAAAAAAGCCTGATCTAGCATATCTTCTTCTTCATAGCTTTTCTCCGGAAGTATATGATCATGATTGCTAAGCACATAGCATTGGCAAGATGCGCACATAGCCATTCCTCCGCAAATCCCAATAGTTCCTTCTGGCGCTAATTCATAAGATCTAACAATTTCCATCAGGTTCATGTTCATATCTGTGGGAGCATCTACTACATGTGCTTCTCCTTCTCTATCTATGATCGTAATTTTAATGTCTGACATATACTTATAAAAAAGAACCTCATTGAGCTCTTTCGATCTAATGAGGTTATTGTTATTAATTGATGCTTTTTACAACTTCTCTTTTGGCTTCTTTTTTGGAACCATCAAATCCGCTTACACCACTAACAGTAGTGTATTTCATAACATATTTCTTATCTGGATTGATCTTTTGGTAAGCACTCTGACACATAATAGCTGCTTCATGGAAACCACAAAGTATCAATTTAAGCTTACCGGGATAGGTATTCACATCTCCAATTGCATAAACTCCGGGAATGTTGGTTTGATAATCATACGTATTATCAACCTTAATGGCGTTCTTTTCTATTTCTAATCCCCAGTCTCCAATAGGACCTAATTTTGGTGAAAGACCAAATAAAGGAATAAAATGATCTGTAGGTTTTACCTCTTCATCTGAAGCTTGACCTTTATGTCTTATAACAACAGCATCTAAATGATCTTCCCCTTTTAGGTCTACAACTTCTGCTTCTGTAATTAAATTGATCTTGCCAATTTTTGAAAGTTCTTCTACTTTTTCTACAGAATCTAGCGCTCCTCTAAAATCTGTTCTTCTATGCACTAAAGAAACTTCTTTTGCAATTCCTGCAAGGTAAATAGACCAGTCTAAAGCAGAATCTCCACCCCCAGCAATTACCACACTCTTATCTCTATAAACTTCTGGATCTTTAATGATATAAGAAACTCCTTTATCTTCATAATTTCCTATAGAAGCGATAGGTGGTTTTCTTGGCTCAAAACTACCAAGACCTCCAGCAATTACCACCACAGGAGCATGATGTTTTGTGCCTCTAGAAGTAGTAACTATAAAACTTCCATCTTCCTGCTTGTCTAAGGTTTCTGCTCTTTCTCCTAAGGTAAAACCTGGGCTAAAAGGTTTTATTTGCTCCATTAAATTGGTTACAAGATCTCCTGCCAACACTTCCGGAAATCCGGGAATATCATAAATAGGCTTTTTTGGATAGATCTCTGAACATTGTCCTCCAGGTTGAGGCAACGCATCTATCAAATGGCATTTCAACTTTAATAATCCGGCTTCAAAAACGGTGAAAAGCCCTGTTGGACCAGCACCAATAATCAAAATATCTGTTTTAATCATCTTATTTCTATTTGCATGGATCGATAGTAATAGTACTACTAACTCTCAATGTTTATAACTCGCTCTATCTGAGGTACATATTTCTTAATGGTCATTTCTACACCAGACTTTAAAGTCATTTGGTTAACATGACAACCTACGCAAGCACCTTCTAATTGAACCTTTACCAATTTGTCGTCTTCAATAGAGACTAAGGAAATATCTCCCCCATCGCTCTGTAAAAAAGGACGAATTTCGGCTAAAGCTTTTTCTACATTAAGTTTTATTTCTTCGCTAGTCATTTATTTCTTTTTAACCGCACTACATCCCGCCATGGTAGTGATTTTTATAGCTTCGGTTGGAGGAATACTTTTATTTCTACTAATAGTTTCTTGTACCACATTTCTAGTGATCTCTTCAAAAGCACTTTCTAATGGTGTAGCCGTTTGCAAGGCTGCAGGTCTACCAATATCTCCTGCTTCTCTAATACTTTGTACTAGTGGAAGTTCACCTAAAAACGGCACTTTAAGATCTTCAGCTAGATGTCTAGCTCCACCATGTCCAAAAATAAAATATTTATTTTCCGGCAATTCTTCTGGGGTGAAATAAGCCATATTTTCTATAATTCCAAGAACAGGTACATTAATACTTTCTTGCTGAAACATTGCCACTCCTTTTTTAGCATCTGCTAAAGCAACATTTTGAGGAGTACTTACAATTACAGCACCTGTAATTGGCAATGATTGCATGATGGATAGATGAATATCTCCTGTTCCAGGAGGAAGATCTATCAGCATAAAATCTAATTCTCCCCATGCAGCATCAAAGATCATTTGATTTAAAGCCTTTGCTGCCATTGGCCCTCTCCAAACTACTGCCTGATTTGGCTTTGTAAAAAATCCTATAGATAGCATTTTAACACCATAATTCTCTACAGGTTTCATCTTAGATTTCCCGTCAACGTTAACAGAAAGTGGTCTTTCTGCTTCTACATCAAACATTAAAGGCATAGAAGGCCCATATATATCTGCATCTAAGACTCCAACTTTAAAACCCATTTTACTTAGAGACACTGCTAAATTTGCAGTTACAGTAGATTTTCCAACACCACCTTTTCCGGAGGCTACAGCTATTATATTGGTAATTCCGGGAATAGATTTCCCTTTGATCTCTGTCTTTTCCGGAGCCTCTACTTTAATATTCACCTTTACTTTAGCTTTTTCATAGACTTTATCATGAATTGCTTTCATGATATCTACTTCGGCTCTTTTTTTAATATGAAGTGCAGGCGTTGTAAGAACTACATCTACTACCACCTCATCTCCAAAGGTCATTATATTTTGAACGGCTCCGCTCTCTACCATATTCTTACCTTCCCCAGAAACAGTAATAGTTTCTAAGGCGGCTAGTATATCTTTACGATCTAATTTCATGCTGATTTGTTTCAATTTCAGCCTCTTATATAGACTGATTCTAAAATGCAAATATAACAGTAAAAGCTAAGAATTCGAAGTATTTAAAGATAATTGATTGATGCTATTATAAGCGGAAATTATAAAGAGGATCAATCTTCATATTCCGTTAATTCCTGCATTGGATCCCAAAAAAGTTCTTTAAAATTCTGAATTTGATTTTCTTTGATTTGAACTCCTTCTGCCTCTAATAATTGTTGCATTGCAGAAGTTCCTCCAAAATGATGCTTCCCGGTAAGTAGTCCTAACCTATTCACTACTCTTTGAGCAGGAATATCTTCCATATTATGAGAATTATTCATCGCATACCCAACCACTCGAGCACTTTTGGCTGATCCCAAATATTTTGCTATAGCTCCATAAGAGGTTACTCGACCTTCAGGAATTAATCTCACAACCTCATATACCTTTTCAAAAAAACTTTTTTCAGTAGCCATATTAAGATAGAAAGATTCTAACAAAAGTTATTATGACCAAAACAAGCATAAGAGCAGCCATAAAATAGTTAGAATATTTGCTGAACATCTCTGTTTTCTCCTCTATCTTAAGAAAGGAGACCACATAAAAGTAAAGAGTAGTAAATGTTCCTAAGGATGCAGCAATTATAAAAAGTAGGATGAAGGTAATATGATAATCTACATCTCCCCCAATATTTAATCCTGCAGCCAATGCACAGAAAAAGGGAATGGGAAATACATTAAGTACGGCAACCAAAACCCCTTTAAAAATACTGTTTGTATTAGCTTTTTTGGAATGCGTTTCCATATGGGTTCCTCTTCTAGCCTGCACGTAAAAATAAATAGTGAGTAACAAGAAGATGACTAAACCAGCGCGTAGCAAAATATTCTTAACAAAAGGATTATCGAAAATATACTTTACCAGTAAAATTGCAATTAGAGCCTGAAATATTACCACAAATGAAGCTCCTGCCGCTACATACAATCCATTTTTCTTTCCTTGTTCTAAACAAGTCTTAGCTACGGTCATATTAACAAGTCCGGGAGGTACTACTCCCAGAAGTGC is from Gillisia sp. Hel1_33_143 and encodes:
- a CDS encoding NAD(P)/FAD-dependent oxidoreductase, translated to MIKTDILIIGAGPTGLFTVFEAGLLKLKCHLIDALPQPGGQCSEIYPKKPIYDIPGFPEVLAGDLVTNLMEQIKPFSPGFTLGERAETLDKQEDGSFIVTTSRGTKHHAPVVVIAGGLGSFEPRKPPIASIGNYEDKGVSYIIKDPEVYRDKSVVIAGGGDSALDWSIYLAGIAKEVSLVHRRTDFRGALDSVEKVEELSKIGKINLITEAEVVDLKGEDHLDAVVIRHKGQASDEEVKPTDHFIPLFGLSPKLGPIGDWGLEIEKNAIKVDNTYDYQTNIPGVYAIGDVNTYPGKLKLILCGFHEAAIMCQSAYQKINPDKKYVMKYTTVSGVSGFDGSKKEAKREVVKSIN
- a CDS encoding NifU family protein: MTSEEIKLNVEKALAEIRPFLQSDGGDISLVSIEDDKLVKVQLEGACVGCHVNQMTLKSGVEMTIKKYVPQIERVINIES
- a CDS encoding Mrp/NBP35 family ATP-binding protein, which translates into the protein MKLDRKDILAALETITVSGEGKNMVESGAVQNIMTFGDEVVVDVVLTTPALHIKKRAEVDIMKAIHDKVYEKAKVKVNIKVEAPEKTEIKGKSIPGITNIIAVASGKGGVGKSTVTANLAVSLSKMGFKVGVLDADIYGPSMPLMFDVEAERPLSVNVDGKSKMKPVENYGVKMLSIGFFTKPNQAVVWRGPMAAKALNQMIFDAAWGELDFMLIDLPPGTGDIHLSIMQSLPITGAVIVSTPQNVALADAKKGVAMFQQESINVPVLGIIENMAYFTPEELPENKYFIFGHGGARHLAEDLKVPFLGELPLVQSIREAGDIGRPAALQTATPLESAFEEITRNVVQETISRNKSIPPTEAIKITTMAGCSAVKKK
- a CDS encoding MGMT family protein, producing the protein MATEKSFFEKVYEVVRLIPEGRVTSYGAIAKYLGSAKSARVVGYAMNNSHNMEDIPAQRVVNRLGLLTGKHHFGGTSAMQQLLEAEGVQIKENQIQNFKELFWDPMQELTEYED
- a CDS encoding LysE family translocator — translated: MEETKIFLITYFAALLGVVPPGLVNMTVAKTCLEQGKKNGLYVAAGASFVVIFQALIAILLVKYIFDNPFVKNILLRAGLVIFLLLTIYFYVQARRGTHMETHSKKANTNSIFKGVLVAVLNVFPIPFFCALAAGLNIGGDVDYHITFILLFIIAASLGTFTTLYFYVVSFLKIEEKTEMFSKYSNYFMAALMLVLVIITFVRIFLS